The Estrella lausannensis genomic interval GTGCTTGGATTTAAGGGGCGGGAGCTGGATAGAAAACTTTTTTTAGAGGAGAGGGCGAAGATTGGCGTTCCGAAAGAGTCTTCCCCTCTTTTCCGCTTGCTCTTTGGGTGGCTGATGGGCTCAAAGAGGCTCTACCGCTTTTTGCACTCGGGGACAGAGAAGTGGTTTTCAAATAATTTCTGTATTCAGGACTACTACCTGCCCGGCGGGAGTGTTGAGGCTTTTACGGGCCGAGTTTTTGACGAGTGCGGCATCAGCCCGCTGTGGCTATGCCCCATATTGGCGACCGATACCCCTCAGATTCTATCACCCCATCACAGCCTCGAAAACCGACTTCTTTTCGACGTGGGGGTTTATGGCATGCCGGCCAGAAAGTTAGGCGAGGAGGTCGTCCGTGAGCTGGACGACCTTGCCTATGCGCTTAAGGGAAAGAAAATGTTTTACGGGTACACCTTTCAGAGCAAACAAGAGTTCTGGAGAAACTATCGGCAAGATCTCTATGAATCGCTAAGGGAGCGTTTCAACGCGAGTTCCGCATTTTCTTCGATCACCGACAAGGTGCTAAACGGCTGAAGCCCTTTTAAGAGAGCTCACAGTATAAATTGTAGAGCATATGCATGTTCATGCAGAGAATAAGGGGGTTCTCCGCCGTCTCATAAAGGGTTCCATAGAGCACCCCGCCGATGAGAGGCGATATCGCTCCTCCCTGTTTGCAATCCAGGTTGCCTAAATGCGCAAAGCCAAACAGCAAGGCAACTGCGGCGATTCTTGTTATTTTGGCCGGGATCGAGTCGATCCACTTCTCGAGACCGGGCGAAATGACTTTAAGGATCTTGGCCGGAATGCGCTTTAGTAAAACACCCTGGACAAACCAGCGAAACTCGATCTCCTCCAGTGCCCCGGAGAACATGGACTTTCCGATAGGGTCGTCTCCGATGAATTCCACGATTTTCTTGTTTGTCTTTATCAAGGGGGTCATGATCTCGGCGAATTTCTCGATACCCGATTTTGAAACGAAATTGCCGAGGCAAATGCCTAACTTCTGGGAAGCGATCCGCTCGATTTTCGACGACACATAAAAATCCAGGTAGGATAAAGCGCATGTTCCAGCGGCCGCTGCAGCTGAAAGGGCCCAGGAGTGCCACGCTTTTTCTGTTTTTATCTCGGTGATAGTGCCCTCGCTTTCAGCGGCAGGGGGGTGGTTTGGCTGGTAGGTTGAATCGATGTAAATAATATCTTTATCCGTCCGTGTGATGGCACCCATATTATGTCCTTTTGGGGATGAATTATTAAACTGAGAGCGAGTAGTTTAGAAGTACTCCGAATATAAATACATGAATATTGGCAAAAGTTTGGTTTTGGGGACGTTATTACCGAAAGTGTCTCATAATTTTGAGACTCGTGCGAGTTATCTCATTTATCTAGGCAGATTCCTGGCGTAGAGCTTCAAAATAAAGCCGGGGGGATGTATACTACTCTTTATTTTATTGATGGGGAACCCTCTAAATGAAAAATAATATGCTGTTTAAGGTGTTTTTGAGCATGGCCTTGGCCTTGGCTGCCGGCGTGCTCACAGGACCCAAAGCGACTATCCTTGGAATACTCTATGTGGACATTTTCGGGTTCATCGGGCAGCTCTTTTTGAATGCTTTGACATTAGTCGTCGTGCCTCTTGTCGCTGCATCGATCATTACCGGCACCGCCAAAATGAGCGGAGACCACTCCTTCGGGTCCCTTGGAGCTAAAACTTTCTCGCTTTTCATCGGCACAGTCACTGCAGCTGTCATCATAGGTTGGATTGTCGCCATGATGATTTCCCCCGGACAATTCCTTGATGCCGGCATGGAGCCTTTGGGTCAGGGAGTGCAACAGGCAGTGATTGATCTGGATGAGAAAGGGGCTTTCTCTACACTGCAGGCTATATTCTTTAAATTAATCCCGTCCAACATATTGGCTGTAGCCTCTCAGGGACAGATGCTCGGGCTTATTTTCTTCACCCTCCTGTTTGGTTTTTTTCTCCCTAAAATCGAAAAGGGGCCCGGAGAAATCGTTCTGGGGTTTTGGAAGGGGCTATTTCAGGTGATGATGTGCATGACTCATGTCGTGATGCAGGCTTTGCCCTATGGCGTTTTTGGCCTTGTCGCGAAAGTGGTTGCCACAACGGGGACGGAGGCAATCAAATCCATCGGCGCATTTTTTGGAACGGTCCTTGTCGGGCTTGCGGTCTATTCTTTCTTGTTTCTACCGGTTCTACTTAGCTTCGTAGGGAGGGTCAACCCCTTGAGGCATTTTAAAGCGATGGGACCGGCGCTCCTTGCCGCATTTTCAACCAGTTCGTCCGCTGCAACGCTGCCGATCACGATCGAGTGCGTAGAAAAAAGGGCAGGGGTCTCCAACAGGATCACCAGTTTCACGCTCCCGCTTGCGACGACTCTCAACTTGTCCGGAACAGCTCTTTATGTATGCGTCGCGTCGTTTTTTATCTGTCAGGCCTATGGAGTGGAGTTAACCTTCGGTCTGCAGATGCTTGTCATTATCATGTCCGTTTTGACCTCTTTCGGCATGGCGGGCATCCCATCGGCCAGCTTGGTGGCCATCGTCATGATACTTAACTCAGCCGGCCTTCCAGGGGATGGCGTGGCTCTGATTTTAGCGGTCGAGAGGATACTCGACATGTTCAGAACGGTGGTCAACGTCCTTGGAAACACATGCTCTGCGGTGATTGTCGCGAGGAGCGAAGGAGAACGTCATGTCCTCTCCCACTAAAGGACGCGTGGTCGTCGGCCTGAGCGGAGGCGTTGACTCTTCGGTTTCGGCATATCTTCTGAAGAAAGAAGGGTACGAGGTGATCGGCCTCTACATGAAAAACTGGGTCGAAGAGGATGAATCGGGTGTTTGCCGGTCGGCTGAAGATTTCGAGGATGTGGTTCGCATCTCCGATCAGATAGGAATACCCTATCATGTCGCCAACTTCGCAAAAAACTATCAAGACTCTGTGTTCGAGAGTTTTTTAGAAGACTTGAAAAACGGGCTGACTCCTAATCCCGATATCTTGTGCAACCGGGAGATCAAATTCAAGGTGCTGCTCGCTAAAGCCGAAGAGCTGGGAGCCGGTTTCTTAGCGACCGGTCACTACGCCAGGTTGATTGACGAGGAGGGTTTCCGCTATTTGGCCAAGGGCCTCGATCCCGGCAAAGATCAAAGTTACTTTCTCTCTGCGGTTGATTACAGGGCATTCGCCAAGGTGCTGTTTCCGGTTGGGCACTTGCCGAAGGCAGAGGTGCGCAAGATAGCCGAAGAGGCAGGCCTTGCCACAGCCCGCAAAAAAGACTCGACCGGGATTTGCTTTATCGGAAAGCGCAAGTTCAAGCCTTTTGTCTCCAAGTACCTCGCCTATTCCAAGGGAACCATGATCAGTCCGGAAGGAAAAATCATGGGTGAGCACCAGGGGATTGCCTACTACACGATCGGTCAACGACATGGCCTCGGCATCGGCGGCGAAGGAGAGGCATGGTTCGTTGTCGGGAAAAATCCCGAGAACAATCAACTGATTGTTGCGCAGGGAAGCGAGCACCCGGCCCTATTTGCCGATACTCTGACAGCCGAGGGTGCCAACTGGATCACCCCCGAGGGGTGCCCGACGCTGCCTTTCGCCTGCCATGCCAAGATCCGCTACCGGCAAAATGACCAGGAGTGCATCATTGAAAAAATGGAAGAGGGCAAGCTGACAGTTAGGTTCAAAAGACCTCAGCGCGCCATCACACCCAGGCAGTCGATTGTTTTCTATCAGGGGGATAAGTGCTTGGGAGGAGCTTTCATCGAAAAAGCCGGACCCAGCTATTTTGAGATGCGGAAGCCGGTTCGTGCTCTTTAAAATCTATACCGAAATTGTCTCAAAATTTGTTTTTTGGCAAAGAGAACGCTCTCGCGATTGAAAGATACAAGCCACCTAATATTAGAAATATGAGGTGACTTGTGATCATTCAATCCCGAGGCTTTTCTCAAAGCCCACATCCCAAATTTTGAGACAATTTCGGTATAACAGGAGTTCAGTAGACATGAAGAGAAGTGCCCGGTCTCTGATTTGCGTGCCTGTCATTGGAAGATCTTTTCCGGAGGCGCTGGAGCAAATTGTTGAAACGAGGAATGAGACCGATCTCTTTGAGCTGCGCATCGACTGTTTGAGAGGCGTCTCTGATGAGCAAGTAAAAGAGCTTGTCTCGTCCATGGGAAAGCCTTTTATCTTGTGCGTAAGGAGGCAAGATGAGGGGGGCGATTTTGCCGGAACGGAGGCAGAGCGTCTTAAAAGGTGGGTTGCCCTAAGCGCACTGAACCCCGCATACGTTGACGTGGAATCCTCGGTCGAGGACAGCTTTCTTGAAACGATCAGGCACCATTTTCCAAACGCAGCCCTTATTCTTTCCCACCATGATTTCAGGCAAACCATCCCCAATCTGCCTGAGCTGCTCCGAAGGATGCAATCGAGAAAGGCCGCTCTTTATAAAATCGCCACGATGGCCAACTCATCTCTTGACGGGCTGCGGATGTTGCAGTTTTTAAAAAGCCACAGACATGCCGGGTTGATCGCTCTTTGTATGGGGCCGTGCGGTGAGTTTACAAGGGTTCTTGCTGCCCTTGCGGGGTCAAGGATTGTATATGCCTGCTCCTCGGCGGGAAAGAGGTCGGCTCCCGGTCAGATACCTCTCAGGCAGATGCTTGATGGCTACCGAGTTCCTCAGAT includes:
- a CDS encoding CPBP family intramembrane glutamic endopeptidase: MGAITRTDKDIIYIDSTYQPNHPPAAESEGTITEIKTEKAWHSWALSAAAAAGTCALSYLDFYVSSKIERIASQKLGICLGNFVSKSGIEKFAEIMTPLIKTNKKIVEFIGDDPIGKSMFSGALEEIEFRWFVQGVLLKRIPAKILKVISPGLEKWIDSIPAKITRIAAVALLFGFAHLGNLDCKQGGAISPLIGGVLYGTLYETAENPLILCMNMHMLYNLYCELS
- a CDS encoding dicarboxylate/amino acid:cation symporter, with the protein product MALALAAGVLTGPKATILGILYVDIFGFIGQLFLNALTLVVVPLVAASIITGTAKMSGDHSFGSLGAKTFSLFIGTVTAAVIIGWIVAMMISPGQFLDAGMEPLGQGVQQAVIDLDEKGAFSTLQAIFFKLIPSNILAVASQGQMLGLIFFTLLFGFFLPKIEKGPGEIVLGFWKGLFQVMMCMTHVVMQALPYGVFGLVAKVVATTGTEAIKSIGAFFGTVLVGLAVYSFLFLPVLLSFVGRVNPLRHFKAMGPALLAAFSTSSSAATLPITIECVEKRAGVSNRITSFTLPLATTLNLSGTALYVCVASFFICQAYGVELTFGLQMLVIIMSVLTSFGMAGIPSASLVAIVMILNSAGLPGDGVALILAVERILDMFRTVVNVLGNTCSAVIVARSEGERHVLSH
- the mnmA gene encoding tRNA 2-thiouridine(34) synthase MnmA, which translates into the protein MSSPTKGRVVVGLSGGVDSSVSAYLLKKEGYEVIGLYMKNWVEEDESGVCRSAEDFEDVVRISDQIGIPYHVANFAKNYQDSVFESFLEDLKNGLTPNPDILCNREIKFKVLLAKAEELGAGFLATGHYARLIDEEGFRYLAKGLDPGKDQSYFLSAVDYRAFAKVLFPVGHLPKAEVRKIAEEAGLATARKKDSTGICFIGKRKFKPFVSKYLAYSKGTMISPEGKIMGEHQGIAYYTIGQRHGLGIGGEGEAWFVVGKNPENNQLIVAQGSEHPALFADTLTAEGANWITPEGCPTLPFACHAKIRYRQNDQECIIEKMEEGKLTVRFKRPQRAITPRQSIVFYQGDKCLGGAFIEKAGPSYFEMRKPVRAL